From Bacteroidota bacterium:
CTAAAACTTTTATAAAACGCGGTAGAAACGCTGCATGCTCTCCCAGGCGAATATGCCCTGCATCAATATAATTTACTTCTTCAATGGTTGGGTCAACTGGAACCCATCCCGCTTCTCCCATATAGATTTCTGTCCATGCATGTTGTCCGAATATGCCTCCATTATCGGGCAGGTACATGCATCCCCTTACCATCCTGGCCGGTATTCCGAC
This genomic window contains:
- a CDS encoding transglutaminase-like domain-containing protein; the protein is VGIPARMVRGCMYLPDNGGIFGQHAWTEIYMGEAGWVPVDPTIEEVNYIDAGHIRLGEHAAFLPRFIKVLDFEKSPSPAKRSEILKSLYLLLKY